In one Colletotrichum destructivum chromosome 2, complete sequence genomic region, the following are encoded:
- a CDS encoding Putative cytochrome P450, with amino-acid sequence MSTFSETIQPVSTASVAVYGVIGLVALILFNACHQGFFRSKTEPPAVFHWIPYIGNAVSYGMDPVAFFIKHRKRYGDVFTFTLFGRKMTCYLGIEGNDFVLNGRLQDVNAEEIYGPLTIPVFGQDVIYDCPNSKLMEQKKFVKFGLTQRALESHVPLIEKEVVDYIKTNPAWKGATGVVDVSAAMSEITLFTAARSLQGEEVRKKLTAEFAELYHDLDMGFTPINFLFPRLPLPRNRRRDAAHAKMKAVYEGIITQRRETGLGADAEHDMLWNLMSSSYKNGTPVPDSEIACMMITLLMGGQHSSSSASAWIMLRLAAHPDIAEELYEEQIRNLGEGDRGLRLPPLQYADLDKLSLLRNVVKETLRLHGSIHSILRKVKNPLHIPGSSYVVGTDKVLLASPMVTAMSDEFFPNAGSWDPHRWDEHLAGEGPVDVEDTVDYGYGAVSKGTKSPYIPFGAGRHRCIGEKFAYLNLGVIIATIVRNFKLETMDGRTGVVPPTDHTSMFARPMQPSKIRWTRRE; translated from the exons ATGTCGACCTTTTCAGAAACAATACAGCCGGTTTCCACGGCGTCTGTTGCAGTCTATGGAGTCATCGGACTGGTCGCCTTGATCCTCTTCAACGCCTGCCACCAGGGGTTCTTTCGCAGCAAGACCGAACCGCCTGCCGTCTTCCATTGGATCCCCTACATCGGAAACGCCGTCTCGTACGGCATGGACCCCGTAGCGTTCTTCATCAAGCACCGGAAAAGG TACGGCGACGTCTTCACCTTCACCCTCTTCGGCAGGAAGATGACCTGCTACTTGGGCATCGAGGGCAACGACTTCGTCCTCAACGGGAGGCTCCAGGACGTCAACGCCGAGGAGATCTACGGCCCGCTCACGATCCCCGTGTTCGGCCAGGACGTCATCTACGACTGCCCGAACTCGAAGCTCATGGAGCAGAAGAAGTTTGTCAAGTTCGGGCTGACGCAGAGGGCGCTCGAGTCGCACGTGCCCctgatcgagaaggaggtggtggacTACATCAAGACGAACCCAGCATGGAAGGGCGCgacgggcgtcgtcgacgtgtCCGCCGCCATGTCCGAGATTACGCTGTTCACGGCGGCGCGGTCCCTGCAGGGGGAAGAGGTCCGAAAGAAGCTGAcggccgagttcgccgagCTGTACCACGACCTTGACATG GGCTTCACCCCGATCAACTTTCTCTTCCCCCGGTTGCCCCTGCCACGAAACCGCCGTCGAGACGCCGCCCACGCCAAAATGAAGGCAGTATACGAGGGCATTATCACACAGCGTCGGGAGACCGGCCTCGGCGCAGACGCCGAGCACGACATGCTGTGGAACCTCATGAGCTCGAGTTACAAGAATGGGACGCCCGTGCCCGACAGCGAGATCGCCTGCATGATGATCACGCTCCTCATGGGGGGCCAAcactcgtcctcgtccgccagTGCGTGGATCATGCTCCGCCTGGCCGCGCACCCggacatcgccgaggagctctACGAGGAGCAGATTCGGAACCTAGGCGAAGGCGATAGGGGCCTCCGCCTGCCGCCTTTGCAGTACGCGGACCTAGACAAGCTCTCGCTCCTGCGcaacgtcgtcaaggagacTCTCCGCCTGCACGGCTCCATCCACTCGATCCTCCGTAAAGTCAAGAACCCTCTCCATATCCCCGGGAGCTCCTACGTTGTCGGGACCGACAAGGTCCTCCTGGCCTCGCCCATGGTGACGGCCATGAGCGACGAGTTCTTCCCGAACGCTGGGAGCTGGGACCCGCACCGCTGGGACGAGCACCTGGCCGGTGAGGGTCcagtcgacgtcgaggataCCGTCGACTACGGGTACGGGGCCGTGTCGAAGGGGACGAAGAGTCCGTATATCCCGTTCGGCGCCGGGAGACACCGATGCATTGGTGAAAAGTTTGCGTATCTGAACTTGGGCGTCATTATTGCTACCATCGTGCGCAACTTCAAGCTCGAGACCATGGATGGACGTACTGGTGTTGTGCCACCGACGGACCATACATCCATGTTTGCACGTCCGATGCAGCCCTCGAAGATCCGCTGGACTCGGAGGGAGTAG